Part of the Bacteroidales bacterium genome is shown below.
GTTGCCGTCATATTTCAATCTCCGAGACGCAAGCATTGCGTCTCTACTGCTGTGCCCTCGTGCTGTCGTGCTGTCGTTTTTTCGTGCCTCTAATTGACCCACGCCACGGCGTGGCTCTACAAATGCTCTTCACTCGTCACTCACTTCCGTCGTTCCGTCGTGCTGTCGTGCCCTCGTGCCGTCGTGCCCTCGTTGCTGGTTCGTGGGTTATACAGTATGCAGTTCTTTTTGTGATAATATTTAAAAAATATGGACAGCGAATTTTTATTTTGCCTGCTCATGAGTATATTTGAATCATGATGTTCCAAACAACTTTTATCGCTTAAGATTATGAAATCGATACACATTCAAGCCACTGCCGTTTTATTTGCAGGCCTGATTTTGTTTACCGGTTGTAAACAAGAACAAACCTGTTCAGAAAATACACAGGCCCGTTATATTGACACCACCAATCTGGTTCTGCCCCATCAAAGGCAGGTCAATTGGCAACAAATGGAATTTACTGCTTTTGTGCATTTCAACATGAATACTTTTACGAATGTAGAGTGGGGTGAGGGGGATGCAGATCCTTCGCTTTTTAATCCTACAAATTTTGATGCGGAACAATGGGTAAAAGCTTTCAAGGAAGCGGGAATGAAGATGGTGATATTGACTGCCAAGCATCACGACGGCTTTTGCCTTTGGCCTTCCGAACAGACGGATTATACGATTGAAAATTCACCTTATAAAAACGGTAACGGGGATATAGTGAAAGAAGTCTCCGATGCCTGCCGGAAGCACGGTCTGAAATTCGGGTTTTACCTTTCTCCATGGGATCGCCATGAACCCAAATATGGTACGGATGAATACAATGAATTTTACAAGAATCAATTAAGGGAGTTGTTGACCGGCTATGGCAAGGTGCATGAAGTATGGTTTGACGGAGCCAAAGGACCTGATGCAAAGGATATGGAGTACGACTTTCAGGGATACTGGTCCATGGTGAGGAAACATCAGCCACAGGCCGTAATTTTTTCAGATAAAGGACCGGATGTACGTTGGATTGGCAACGAAGACGGAATTGCCGGGAAAACCAACTGGTCGTTGATGGATACAAGTAAAGTAGAAGTAGGAAATGCCGATACCGATTATCTGAATTCAGGCGATCCCAATGGTTCTCGCTGGTTAGTGGGCGAATGCGACGTATCGATCAGCTCCGACTGGTTCTATCATGATGACAGCCGGCTGAAAACCGTTGAGGAGCTTCTGAACATCTATGAAAAGTCTGTAGGCAGAAACGGCCTGCTTCTTTTGAATGTGCCACCTGACCAACGGGGTCTCCTTCCGGAAGCTTATGTGGAACGCCTGCATGCTTTTGCCGATACTGTGGATGAAATTTATAACAAAGATCTTGCTTTGGATGCTAAGGTAAAGCCCTCTGAAGTGCGCACTCCAGAACATTGTTTTTCAGGATCACATCTTACGGATACCAGCTTTTCCACTGTATGGGCACCTGAGCAGGGGACAGTGGAATCCTCTGTGGAGCTGGCTTTTTCAAAATCCATTGCCCCCAGGCGAATACTCATCCAGGAAAACATCAATTACGGACAGCGGGTGAGGGAATTTGCAGTGGATATCCGGCTTAACGGACAGTGGAAAACCGTTCGGAACGGCACAACGATAGGTTACAAGCGGATTATGAAACTGCCTGGTGAGGATATTGACCGTCTCAGGGTTCGCATTGAGGATGCCAAAGCATCACCGGTGCTTTCCAGGATTGCACTTTATTGATCCGGGGACGATATTTGTAAAAAAGGTGTTTAAGTGAAAGCATTTCCTGATGAACCCGAAAGGGTGAAGCAGGGTGGAAGCCGAAAAACCTAAAGAGTAGGCGTTATTTAAAACTGGAATATAAATGAAAAAGATTGTTTATTTGGTATTGTTTATACTTTTAGGGGGAACATCTGCTTATGGTCAGTATTATTTCGGCGGAAGTTTTAATTTTAGCAGTTCCGGAAGAACCGAAGAATCGGGCGATATCTCAAGAGATGAAGGTTCCAGCACATCCTTCGGGCTGAATCCCAAAGGAGGTTTATTCCTTTCCGAAGATTTTGCTATAGGGCTGGGTATTGGTATCAATACTTCGTGGGAGAGAAATCCGGGCAATCCGGATGTGATTGATAAATCAGCAGGGTTTAGCATACAGCCCTTTGCCCGATACTATGTGGTGAAGATGAATAAGTTTTCTTTGTTTGGAGAGGGTCAGTTGGGCTTTTCTTCAAACTGGTCAAAAGTGGAGGTGGGCGGAACAACTACAGACGGACCGGTTACCAATACGTTTGGTCTTTCAGTCCGCCCCGGGGTTTCGTATGATTTAAACGAAAAAGTGGCTCTTGAAGCTTTTATCAATGGATTCAATTTTGCTGTAAGCCATAAAACGGAAAAAACCGAGAGGGGAGGAACGGAGGTCAGGGAGAGAAGTTCGAATTTCAACCTGGGAGCCAATATGGATAATATTTTTACTACAGGGGCC
Proteins encoded:
- a CDS encoding outer membrane beta-barrel protein, whose amino-acid sequence is MKKIVYLVLFILLGGTSAYGQYYFGGSFNFSSSGRTEESGDISRDEGSSTSFGLNPKGGLFLSEDFAIGLGIGINTSWERNPGNPDVIDKSAGFSIQPFARYYVVKMNKFSLFGEGQLGFSSNWSKVEVGGTTTDGPVTNTFGLSVRPGVSYDLNEKVALEAFINGFNFAVSHKTEKTERGGTEVRERSSNFNLGANMDNIFTTGAITVGVIVKL
- a CDS encoding alpha-L-fucosidase, giving the protein MKSIHIQATAVLFAGLILFTGCKQEQTCSENTQARYIDTTNLVLPHQRQVNWQQMEFTAFVHFNMNTFTNVEWGEGDADPSLFNPTNFDAEQWVKAFKEAGMKMVILTAKHHDGFCLWPSEQTDYTIENSPYKNGNGDIVKEVSDACRKHGLKFGFYLSPWDRHEPKYGTDEYNEFYKNQLRELLTGYGKVHEVWFDGAKGPDAKDMEYDFQGYWSMVRKHQPQAVIFSDKGPDVRWIGNEDGIAGKTNWSLMDTSKVEVGNADTDYLNSGDPNGSRWLVGECDVSISSDWFYHDDSRLKTVEELLNIYEKSVGRNGLLLLNVPPDQRGLLPEAYVERLHAFADTVDEIYNKDLALDAKVKPSEVRTPEHCFSGSHLTDTSFSTVWAPEQGTVESSVELAFSKSIAPRRILIQENINYGQRVREFAVDIRLNGQWKTVRNGTTIGYKRIMKLPGEDIDRLRVRIEDAKASPVLSRIALY